From a region of the Pongo abelii isolate AG06213 chromosome 9, NHGRI_mPonAbe1-v2.0_pri, whole genome shotgun sequence genome:
- the PTGDR2 gene encoding prostaglandin D2 receptor 2 — protein sequence MSANATLKPLCPILEQMSRLQSHSNTSIRYIDHVAVLLHGLASLLGLVENGVILFVVGCRMRQTVVTTWVLHLALSDLLASASLPFFTYFLAVGHSWELGTTFCKLHSSIFFLNMFASGFLLSAISLDRCLQVVRPVWAQNHRTVAAAHKVCLVLWALAVLNTVPYFVFRDTISRLDGRIMCYYNVLLLNPGPDRDATCNSRQAALAVSKFLLAFVVPLAIIASSHAAVSLRLQHRGRRRPGRFVRLVAAVVAAFALCWGPYHVFSLLEARAHTNPGLRPLVWRGLPFVTSLAFFNSVANPVLYVLTCPDMLRKLRRSLRTVLESVLVDDSELGGAGSSRRRRTPSTARSASSLALRSSPEEPRGPARLLGWLLGRCAASPQRGPLNRALSSTSS from the coding sequence ATGTCGGCCAACGCCACGCTGAAGCCGCTCTGTCCCATCCTGGAGCAGATGAGCCGTCTCCAGAGCCACAGCAACACCAGCATCCGCTACATCGACCACGTGGCCGTGCTGCTGCACGGGCTGGCCTCGCTGCTGGGCCTGGTGGAGAATGGAGTCATCCTCTTCGTGGTGGGCTGCCGCATGCGCCAGACAGTGGTCACCACCTGGGTGCTGCACCTGGCGCTGTCCGACCTGTTGGCCTCTGCTTCCCTGCCCTTCTTCACCTACTTCTTGGCCGTGGGCCACTCGTGGGAGCTGGGCACCACCTTCTGCAAACTGCACTCCTCCATCTTCTTTCTCAACATGTTCGCCAGCGGCTTCCTGCTCAGCGCCATCAGCCTGGACCGCTGCCTGCAGGTGGTGCGGCCGGTGTGGGCGCAGAATCACCGCACCGTGGCCGCGGCGCACAAAGTCTGCCTGGTGCTCTGGGCACTAGCGGTGCTCAACACGGTGCCCTATTTCGTGTTCCGGGACACCATCTCGCGGCTGGACGGGCGCATCATGTGCTACTACAACGTGCTGCTCCTGAACCCGGGGCCTGACCGCGATGCCACGTGCAACTCGCGCCAGGCGGCCCTGGCCGTCAGCAAGTTCCTGCTGGCCTTCGTGGTGCCGCTGGCGATCATCGCCTCGAGCCACGCGGCCGTGAGCCTGCGGTTGCAGCACCGCGGCCGCCGGCGGCCAGGCCGCTTCGTGCGCCTGGTGGCAGCCGTCGTGGCCGCCTTCGCGCTCTGCTGGGGGCCCTACCACGTGTTCAGCCTGCTGGAGGCGCGGGCGCACACTAACCCGGGGCTGCGGCCGCTCGTGTGGCGCGGGCTGCCCTTCGTCACCAGCCTGGCCTTCTTCAACAGCGTGGCCAACCCGGTGCTCTACGTGCTCACCTGCCCCGACATGCTGCGCAAGCTGCGGCGCTCGCTGCGCACGGTGCTGGAGAGCGTGCTGGTGGACGACAGCGAGCTGGGTGGCGCGGGaagcagccgccgccgccgcacccCCTCCACCGCCCGCTCGGCCTCCTCTTTAGCTCTCCGCAGCAGCCCCGAGGAACCGCGGGGCCCCGCGCGTCTCCTCGGCTGGCTGCTGGGCAGATGCGCAGCGTCCCCGCAGAGGGGCCCCCTGAACCGGGCGCTGAGCAGCACCTCGAGTTAG
- the CCDC86 gene encoding coiled-coil domain-containing protein 86 (The RefSeq protein has 1 substitution compared to this genomic sequence): MDTPLRRSRRLGGLRPECPESLTSVSRTRRALVELESNPEETREPGSPPSVQRAGLGSPERPPKTSPGSPRLQQGSGLESPQGQPEPGAGSPQRQQDLHLESPQRQPEYSPESPRCQPKPSEEVPKCSQDQGVLASELAQSKEELTPGAPQHQLPPVPGSPEPYPGQQAPGPEPSQPLLELTPRAPGSPRGQHEPSKPPPAGETVTGGFGAKKRKGSSSLAPASKKLNKEELPVIPKGKPKSGRVWKDRSKKRFSQMLQDKPLRTSWQRKMKERQERKLAKDFARHLEEEKERRRQEKKQRRAENLKRRLENERKAEVVQVIRNPAKLKRAKKKQLRSIEKRDTLALLQKQPPQRPAAKI, translated from the exons ATGGATACACCGTTAAGGCGCAGCCGACGGCTGGGAGGCCTAAGGCCCGAATGCCCCGAGAGCCTCACCTCAGTTTCGCGGACGAGACGGGCCCTTGTGGAGCTCGAGTCGAACCCAGAAGAAACGAGGGAGCCCGGGTCTCCTCCGAGTGTGCAGCGGGCTGGCCTGGGGTCCCCCGAAAGGCCGCCGAAGACAAGTCCAGGATCACCCCGTCTGCAGCAGGGTTCAGGCTTGGAGTCCCCCCAAGGGCAGCCAGAGCCAGGCGCAGGGTCCCCCCAGCGTCAGCAAGACCTGCACCTGGAGTCGCCTCAAAGACAGCCGGAGTACAGTCCTGAATCCCCACGATGTCAGCCGAAGCCAAGTGAGGAGGTACCAAAGTGTTCTCAGGACCAGGGAGTACTGGCCTCGGAGTTGGCCCAGAGTAAGGAGGAGCTGACCCCGGGGGCCCCCCAGCATCAGCTACCGCCGGTCCCAGGATCACCAGAGCCTTACCCCGGTCAGCAAGCTCCCGGTCCGGAGCCCTCTCAGCCACTACTGGAGCTGACACCCAGGGCACCTGGCTCCCCCCGGGGTCAGCATGAGCCGAGCAAGCCACCTCCAGCTGGGGAGACGGTGACAGGCGGCTTCGGGGCAAAGAAGCGAAAAGGTTCTTCATCCCAGGCCCCAGCGTCCAAGAAGTTGAACAAAGAGGAGCTTCCTGTAATCCCGAAGGGGAAGCCCAAATCGGGGCGAGTGTGGAAGGACCGCTCCAAGAAAAG ATTCTCCCAGATGCTTCAGGACAAGCCCCTGCGCACATCGTGGCAGCGGAAGATGAAGGAACGGCAGGAGAGGAAGCTGGCCAAGGACTTTGCCCGTCacctggaggaggagaaggagaggcgCCGCCAG GAGAAGAAACAGCGCCGGGCCGAGAACCTGAAACGCCGCCTGGAGAATGAGCGGAAGGCAGAGGTCGTCCAAGTG ATCCGAAACCCCGCCAAGCTCAAGCGGGCAAAGAAGAAGCAGCTGCGCTCCATTGAAAAGCGGGACACCCTGGCCCTGCTGCAGAAGCAGCCGCCCCAGCGGCCGGCAGCCAAGATCTGA